A single Papaver somniferum cultivar HN1 unplaced genomic scaffold, ASM357369v1 unplaced-scaffold_85, whole genome shotgun sequence DNA region contains:
- the LOC113346002 gene encoding uncharacterized protein LOC113346002, producing MAYSFRLDFTSTNNETEYEAVVHALRLAIEMKIEDARITSDSQIVIIHIEGTYSTNEPSLQKYKKLVLDLSVRIPRLSWRHIGRKDNRIADALAFIPSMLLDPVARDIKIKALLLPYIKKGEETQTDIMMIDDMEEEKENEDLDWRTEIHSYLEKGELPMKRLEAHKLKSRATNYELRDGILHRSGGRSLAYRTKIQIYYWSYMHEDAKQVSRICEECQRHGKKIHAPIFTKWAEVKAVQHIRDKDIFTFIFENIICIFGIPSQLLSDNGKQFDGENIEMLLNAFKIQSGKSTLLYRHNNGQVEATNKTITKNLKKKLEGNNKGWCEQVHNVVWAYKTTRREATGMSPFCLTYEVEAVLPTEIIIPTIKRESWEKT from the exons ATGGCTTATTCATTCAGACTAGACTTCACATCaacaaataatgaaactgagtATGAAGCAGTTGTGCATGCACTAAGATTAGCTATTGAAATGAAGATAGAAGATGCGAGAATTACCAGTGACTCACAAATAGTGATCATCCATATTGAAGGAACATAtagtacaaatgaaccatccttgcaAAAGTATAAAAAATTAGTCTTGGATTTATCGGTGCGAATTCCAAGATTAAGTTGGAGACACATCGGCAGAAAAGACAATAGGATCGCAGATGCATTAGCATTCATACCTTCCATGTTATTAGACCCAGTTGCGAGAGATATAAAAATAAAAGCACTATTGTTACCATATATAAAAAAAGGAGAAGAGACACAAACAGATATAATGATGATAGACGACATGGAGGAGGAAAAAGAAAACGAAGATTTGGATTGGAGAACTGAGATCCATTCATATCTAGAAAAGGGAGAACTACCAATGAAAAGGTTAGAGGCACACAAGTTAAAGAGTCGTGCGACGAATTACGAATTAAGGGATGGGATTCTTCATAGAAG tggaggaagatcactcGCGTACAGAACAAAGATACAAATTTATTATTGGTCATACATGCATGAGGATGCAAAACAGGTCTCAAGAATatgtgaagaatgtcaacgtcatggaaagaagatacatgcacct ATTTTCACAAAATGGGCAGAAGTTAAAGCAGTCCAACACATTCGTGATAAAGACATCTTCacatttatttttgagaatattatatGCATATTTGGTATTCCATCACAACTCTTatctgataatggaaaacagtTTGATGGTGAGAATATAGAGATGTTGCTTAATGCATTCAAAATTCAAAGCGGAAAATCAACTCTTTTATATCGACACAacaatgggcaagtagaagcaacgaATAAAACTATCACGAAAAACTTGAAAAAGAAATTAGAAGGTAATAATAAAGGTTGGTGCGAACAGGTGCACAATGTAGTATGGGCTTATAAAACAACAAGGAGAGAAGCCACAGGGATGTCACCCTTTTGCCTGACATATGAAGTTGAAGCAGTGTTACCTACAGAAATTATCATTCCAACAATAAAGAGAGAATCTTGGGAAAAAACTTAA